CTCATAGCAGACTGAGGATATCTAATTGACAACGCACATGTTCTTTCACCTGTAGCTACAAATTTTACCCTTTGTTAAGAGCTAGAACTTAGAAGTGCTTCCAAAGTATTGCATTACTTTGTCAAAAAGTAAATAAACTTTAAATCAACTGGATAAATTCTTCTCTGATCCTCAGGGCTTTGTTCTAGTGATAAGAGCACAACGTCTGATGTGTGTGTTAGATGCACATCACGGGTTTGAGCTCTAATTTTGTGATCCTAGTTTTACTCTGTTTTTGAACTTCTAGTCAAACATGTCTGTACTCGAATAACCATAGATTGATTTTTATGGGCTTCATTGGTCCTTTCTGcattttaaaggttttaaatgagGCTAAGAGTAAGTTCATACAGTCCTACGTATCTTAGTTCTTTCTGATGATTTCTATTTGCCTTTCCATATATGTGTAGCTCTTCGATCTGCAATTCAAGCATTCCGCCGAGAAGAGGAGTCACAGCTTAATCGCTctttaaaaagaagaaaggagAGATATGATCAGGTTTGCCACTTCcatatttttaaactatatCACTGCCTGAAATGAGGTGGAAAGAATGTTGAACGTTGTTGAATTTAGACTAAAAACGAAAAAAGTGGGGAGTGTCTATTCTCGTACTCAAAAGACTGACTTTACTCTAGAATTATTTATGGTCTTAGTATCATATCTCTATGCAGGATAGAGGGGCCTTTGGTGATTCAGCACTTCCGGATCATCTAAGAGGAAGAGGAGTTCAGTTTCCATTCGCTGTGACAGACAGGGTTATAATAAAGGTTCTTCGAGTTATATCTGAATTTTTAATTACATTCCCTAATTGGTTTTGAATGGGGTATctaattgaaataattaattaattagggcaACAAAAGGACACCTGAGCGTTTTGTGGGTCGTGAGGCTGTTGTTACAACTCAGTGCTTGAATGGATGGTACATCTCTTTCTTTGCAATATTTGCTTTCTTGAATTTCATTACATCTATTTGACTTTTTAGAGCAATTCAGAGTGATTTTGAAAATGTCCACTAAAATATCGTTTGTGCTTATGCTCTCAACATCTGAATGTCTGTTAAGCCTAAAAGGTTAAAATCTTGATAAATCTAGACTTATCTCCTCCAGGCTTTGGTTCACTGCAGCGcatgatgtatgggttatgcacaattcacaactttGAACTTTTCCATGGACAGAAGCCTAGTACTTACTTAAGTGGAGGAGGGCAAAGAAATGGGCCGTTTATCCATTGTGTTTCGAACCGTGTACACCTGGACATCAGGAATGTCTCGACTATAAAAGAAATCTAAACTTATCTAGTAGAGACATCCATTTGGGAAGTTGGAGAGTCTATCTGTGTCAAGCACTCCCTCAgtcaaaaaataactttaatccATCTCAAAATACAAAACTTTGCTCCTTTCATCACTTCACGTTAATTATAAACTATTACTTTTCCACCTTTTCACATTTTACACCATTATTCTCAACTCCTCTGCCAGATTACATGTAACTATGTACTCAAGCATTTTACAGTTCAATCTCTTGTAGATAAATCATTTTGGGATGGAGGGAGTATGAATTAACATTTATGCGAAGCACTGGTCACCACATGAAGTTTAACTAGTATGTTCTTGGGAGTGAATGGAGAATTTCATGGGAGGGGAAGTAACAGAGGCAGGAAGAGGTAATTTCCTCTTGTTTGGATAGTTGAGGGAGAAGGGAGGGAATACTTTATCATCTAAAGTGGGCAGGAAACAGAGAGtaaagagggggggggggggtatgcaCCTTCATAATTGGTGAAAAGGAGGAAGTAAATGTCTTTACATCCCTTTTAGTCCGGAGCAAAAGATTACCAATGTTCCTACTATACTTTACACTTCAGTTACTTCCTTTATCCAAACATTTTGCAGAACTCACTGAGAACTTGGTGTTATCTGTAAGcctcttttgttttttatttgttttctgtACATAAATGTCTTGATTCCCCTTTCACATGAAACACAAGCCTGCTCTATCATATTGAGACTTGGATACAGTCCTCTTTAATAACTTGAGTAGTCCAAAACATAAATTCAAGTGTCGTATAGAGTAAGTCTCTTTGCCCTGCCCTGCCCAAGTAATAGTGAAAGGTGGTCATTCTTTGTCTATATTAAACAAGAATCATTTTCAAAGTATTTTACAACCCAGTTCTAGATTCTCTCCTCGTATACCGGAAAACTTTGGAGCATAGCCTTTCCTGTGGGGAGTATTGAGATTTTATCCAAGTAAAATTTTGTGATGACTGTACATTACTCATGTACAGTTCAGGGGAAAGATTTGATCCATCAGAAACGATTCTGAGTTCATATACATTACTCAAATAAGTGGTATGCtctatgaattttaaaatgctTTAACGCAAATTAAACATGCAATGCTTAGCATATTTCATTGTATTTCATATCCCTGACCTTGAAAATCCATCTCAAAAAGTTGCTTACCTTGAAAATGCTTACTTTGTGTTAGTAGTttattaaaaagatttttttgagaaaactGTAACTTATATTCACACCAAAAAATTTCATCATCCAGAAAATGATGAATTGGAAACTTACATTCCACAGTGAGGTGGGCACACCTGATAGTTGATTGAAAAGATTTCTTCAAATCATCTAGGTTTATCAACCTCCTTTTTCAcagaaaagggaagaaaatgttAATCTCAAGTTTATTGTATTTTGCTAAACCCTTCGAATTCTGACTCAGATTTTTGAACACTTTGTCTTCATTGAACTTTGTCAAGAAGCTTTTGAGTTTTGCCTAATGAGCACACTGCTGAATGCAGCTTATTCAActcttcccttttttctttgTGGAATATATCTCGATTTGCATCTATATAGTTAATGTCGCAATTTACTTCTTTCTCATCTTGCAGTATTTGATAAAATTCTTCAACTGGTCAAGTAATGACTCTTTATTTGCTCGTGCAGGTATGTTGTAAAGACATTAGATAATGCTGAGAGTGTAAAGTTGCAATACCGCTCCCTAGCCAAGGTTCCTGAGAATTTATCAATCCAGCCAATATCAAGTAAGGCGGCAGCCTGGCTGTAGAGTTCTATCCAGCAGAACGATTATGACTCTCTCGTCCTAACTTATTGCACATACTCCATGTTTGATACATATAGTCTTACTACAACAAGCATTGTGTTTTTTTCAGTCGTAATCTAGATCCTGTATCCATTCAACGTGATTCTCAGGCTTAGGTGTTGTACATTGTATAGATTGTCTTGTAGCACTACAGCGTTGAGATGAGATCCCGAGATATGAACTATACAGAGCCACAGttgattaaaataaatgaattatacaGATTCATTTCTGCTGAGCTTTGTATCAACTGGTAACCTATTCAGACATACAAAGATAAAAATATCTTATCTACATTACCTTGTGAAGCTCATAATACTGGGTTTTGTACATATGATATGTCAAATGAGCTGTGAGCATGTACATCTTATCAAAAATCTCAAGTAATGCTGGGGTAAACTAGCCAGGCACACACCCTTAcgggtggcccagtggtttgagTTTGGGATTttcatgttggaggtctcaagttcgaaatcCCTTGCTAGCCAGGagtttgccttctgggtcgagctcgtcgcaccagacaacctctcctatgtggtttgcgagctattacCTAGGAGTGAGGTTTTACCTTGTGCACACCCGACAGATAGCGGCTGCGGATTTCCCTTGTCATAATAAGACTAGCCAGACACACAAAGGTTTGGCCTATCGGTCAATGAAGTTCGTGAAAAGTATTAGAGATTTAGGGTTTAAATTTCAATCAACGGCTAGATAATTTCTTCTCATATGTTTGATAGACAAAGTTATCAGGTTCTTGTGTTGATGAAAAATTGGGAAGGTACCAGGTAACTCGTGAATAGTCGAGGAGCATGACTATAGCACCACCATTACGAAAATATCCTGGACCCTGACATAAGTGCAATTGAAATTAAGCTAAATTGTCACGATTCAAAATCACAAGTCATGACGACACTTGTGatgaaataaaaaacataaaaaccaataacaattttgaattttgtcaCAACCAACAACTTTTAAATTGTTTCAAAGCACTTCCCCTAAAATTCTTAACTCTTACTAAACAAAAATGTGTACAAAATAAATCCATTCCTCTACCAGCTCTAACTCTGCTAGTCTTCAACAAATAACAAACAGCTCCACTTTGATCAATTCCTTTCCCCTGTACCATTACACCCCATGATTTCATCAACACTTCATCCGAATCcgaatccaaatccaaatccaaattcaaatcttCTTGTAATATATTATGATCTTCATTATATTCATCATCTCGAAGTTCTTCAACAAAAATTAATCCATCTGGTGTTCTTGCTCTTCCACTTTCccattcatttttcatcattggCCAATTCTCAAACAGAGCTCTCTCTGTTTTGATCCAAATTCGCGATGATTCTCTATCGTCATCCTCCACCTCCTCCTCATTCGCGTAAATGTGGACAAGTAATGGTGCTTGTTTCAAATTCTTAACAATGTCAACCATTGATGCATTCATCCAATCATCGAGATTTCTCGATAATATTATTCTATCATCATTCGCGACCCTGTCTAAGGGTCGCGAATATGATAGAGACAGAGATGAAGCAGAAACAACACCAACATGCTTCATTTGTATCATGGATACTGTTGATCTTCTCTGTATCGTTCCAATTTTATTCAATGTACTTAGAGACATACTCGGATTTACACCTAACGAtaccatttttttaattttggaagaaaatcGCCACTCGgggaattaaattaaaaattatttaattccccagaatgatttgatttttttttttgggttgttagAGGGAATTGAGGAATGAGATTTgaatagaaatatgaaaaatgtgaCACGAGCATGGAATAGGTTGAAGGACAAAATGCACATGTCTTATGTATGACATGTAACATTTGAGAccaattgttaaaaaaaaaaaaattgtgatgagGTGGCACCAATTATACTATGACACGTTTATGAACGATAGGCATCGAAGAAAGAGATAGAATTTCTCTAGAGCGGATAGAGAAAAAGACCAAGATACATATATCACAAAATCTGCGTTGAGACTATGGTCTTTTTATATGGATAACTCTTCATTTAGACgctcaaattatgatttaatttgtttcgAATTGAGCATCTGAATACATCATATTGTTTTCATTATTACATGCTTTTGGTtcgattttttctttttttggaaattATCTGAGCGTTCTCAATTGTCTATTAGATAGTTAAGTTAACATTATTAAACTAATCtcttttagttatatatatatcaacttCAATTGAAATATAACGAAAGTGTTACAATTCATTGAGATTAATGtgtataattaaatgaaatgatatattttaatcGATGACATTTGAGGACGTGGCACGAGCATGGAGTGGATAGTTTGAGGAAAGGCACAAGCAAGGAATAGATTGAGGGACAAGAGCCACACGTCTTACGTATGACATGTAAAATCAAAAACCaatcatatttgtttttttggtgATGAGGTGGCACCAATCGTATTGTGCCACGTTTATGTATGATAACACACATatatcacaaaaaaattgagttgaaaTTATCGTCAATTATCCAGATCAACATGGACTGTGATGCACTGATGGAAGTGTTTCATCCTTAATCAGAGATTTCGGGTTCAATGCTctaaactttatatttttgGATGATTAGTGTATTAAACCTCACTACCATATCCgacttcattttttatgatatcATAGGTGTGAATTGATAGGGTTGTTAATGATTCGTTAAAATGgttattataacttttttttatacataccattttttttgtgtattataTGTCATCAAAGttagatatttattttgaatttttctctatttaatattaatatcaaaatctataaattttaacttCTAATTTTGCTTTCACTATGATCAATGTTATAACAAATGTGtattttaaccttttttttttaatctggtGTCCGATCAATTCGGATTTGCATTTGGTAG
The window above is part of the Solanum pennellii chromosome 5, SPENNV200 genome. Proteins encoded here:
- the LOC107018461 gene encoding uncharacterized protein LOC107018461, which produces MVSLGVNPSMSLSTLNKIGTIQRRSTVSMIQMKHVGVVSASSLSLSYSRPLDRVANDDRIILSRNLDDWMNASMVDIVKNLKQAPLLVHIYANEEEVEDDDRESSRIWIKTERALFENWPMMKNEWESGRARTPDGLIFVEELRDDEYNEDHNILQEDLNLDLDLDSDSDEVLMKSWGVMVQGKGIDQSGAVCYLLKTSRVRAGRGMDLFCTHFCLVRVKNFRGSALKQFKSCWL